A genomic stretch from Pseudomonas sp. MUP55 includes:
- a CDS encoding undecaprenyl-diphosphate phosphatase, with translation MTNVCSAGLDVGFASLDYLQIFILGVIQGITELLPVSSTAHMRVVPALLGWQDPGSAFSAAMQLAALAAVVSYFWRDVHQVTTGSISAVRRGDYNDRWFKLAVAIVLATIPICIAGLALSSTLNTCNSPLRGLMVIGIACVVMAVLLAAAELRARHTREVSQMRLRDALIVGIAQIGALIPGVSRSGSTLTAALFLNFKREEAARFSFLLGLPAIALAGLKELWVLLHADMPAHAWPHLIFGLVVASISAFFAIWGLMKFLERFSTWPFVIYRAVLGVFLIVAVSTGLLS, from the coding sequence TTGACTAACGTCTGCTCCGCCGGCCTGGATGTGGGTTTTGCCTCCCTGGATTACCTGCAGATTTTTATCCTGGGCGTGATCCAGGGCATCACCGAGCTGCTGCCGGTCTCATCCACCGCCCACATGCGCGTGGTCCCTGCCCTGCTCGGCTGGCAGGATCCCGGCTCGGCATTTTCCGCGGCGATGCAATTGGCGGCGCTGGCGGCGGTGGTGAGCTACTTCTGGCGCGACGTGCACCAAGTGACCACCGGCAGCATCAGTGCCGTGCGCCGGGGTGACTACAACGACCGCTGGTTCAAGCTGGCGGTGGCGATCGTGCTGGCGACTATTCCGATCTGCATTGCCGGCCTGGCACTGTCTTCGACCTTGAATACCTGCAACTCGCCCCTGCGTGGCTTGATGGTGATCGGTATCGCCTGCGTGGTGATGGCGGTGTTACTGGCAGCGGCCGAACTGCGCGCCCGCCACACCCGCGAGGTCAGCCAGATGCGCTTGCGTGATGCGCTGATCGTGGGCATCGCGCAGATTGGCGCGTTGATTCCAGGAGTCTCGCGTTCGGGCTCGACCCTGACCGCCGCGCTGTTCCTCAACTTCAAGCGCGAAGAAGCGGCGCGGTTTTCATTTCTGCTGGGCCTGCCCGCCATCGCCCTTGCCGGCTTGAAAGAGCTGTGGGTGCTGCTGCACGCCGACATGCCCGCCCATGCCTGGCCACACTTGATCTTCGGCCTGGTGGTGGCGAGCATCTCGGCGTTCTTCGCGATCTGGGGCCTGATGAAGTTTCTGGAGCGCTTCTCCACCTGGCCGTTCGTGA
- a CDS encoding GNAT family N-acetyltransferase: protein MPETTVELIQTGPEHAELIRNLYQYYAYESSDWEQEDVEADGRFYIHDEHLTRYWQDPQWSANLLLVDGYIAGFLLIEGSELPGIDALELADLFILKRYRRKGIGRAIATQVLCSGEANWLVRFYDQDEVSQAFWRTVLDNLPRPVQMLELEDEPHLISYLVTHASLH, encoded by the coding sequence ATGCCTGAAACCACCGTCGAATTGATCCAGACCGGCCCTGAACACGCCGAGCTGATCCGCAATCTTTACCAGTACTACGCCTACGAATCTTCCGATTGGGAACAGGAAGACGTCGAGGCCGATGGCCGTTTCTATATCCACGACGAACACCTGACCCGTTACTGGCAAGACCCGCAGTGGAGCGCCAACCTGTTATTGGTAGACGGCTATATCGCCGGTTTCCTCCTGATCGAAGGCAGCGAACTGCCCGGCATCGATGCCCTGGAGCTGGCCGACCTGTTCATCCTCAAGCGCTACCGCCGCAAAGGCATCGGCCGCGCCATCGCCACCCAGGTGCTGTGCAGCGGCGAGGCCAATTGGCTGGTGCGTTTCTATGATCAGGACGAAGTGTCCCAGGCTTTCTGGCGCACGGTGCTGGATAACCTGCCGCGCCCGGTGCAGATGCTGGAGCTTGAGGATGAGCCGCACTTGATCAGCTACCTGGTGACCCACGCTTCACTGCATTGA
- a CDS encoding GlxA family transcriptional regulator: protein MHSVALMVYPNFQSLSLSLGSVFECANLLRGEPAYEFHLVSESGGAVMTSQGFSVNTSPIRPQGYDTLIVSGYLEFRLPEANLLEMVKAASAQSRRVASLCMGIFVLAEAGLLEGKRTTTHWIHAPAFRKRYPHIHLEEDKLFVVDGQVWTGAGMSAGVDLALAMVENDLGSDLARRIARKLVIAQRRGSEQSQLSALLELDPKSDRVQLALAYARENLTHDLSVEALADVARLSPRQFSRVFREETGQTPAKAIEALRVEAARAMMETSRHPVEVVARETGFGDRERMRQAFLRAFGQPPQAMQQVLFSPPQASRSMQ, encoded by the coding sequence ATGCACAGCGTTGCGCTGATGGTGTACCCGAACTTCCAGTCGTTGAGCCTCAGCCTGGGTTCGGTGTTCGAGTGCGCCAACCTGTTGCGGGGCGAGCCGGCCTATGAGTTTCACCTGGTGTCGGAAAGCGGCGGCGCGGTGATGACGTCCCAGGGCTTTTCGGTGAACACCTCGCCGATTCGGCCGCAGGGTTATGACACGCTGATCGTCAGCGGCTACCTGGAGTTTCGCCTGCCGGAAGCCAATCTGCTGGAGATGGTCAAGGCCGCCTCCGCGCAATCGCGCCGCGTGGCCTCGCTGTGCATGGGCATTTTCGTGCTGGCCGAAGCTGGCTTGCTGGAAGGTAAACGCACCACCACCCACTGGATCCACGCGCCGGCGTTTCGCAAACGCTACCCGCATATCCATCTGGAGGAAGACAAGTTATTCGTGGTCGACGGCCAGGTGTGGACCGGCGCCGGCATGAGCGCCGGGGTCGACCTGGCGCTGGCCATGGTAGAGAACGACCTGGGCAGCGACCTGGCCCGGCGCATTGCACGCAAGCTGGTGATCGCACAACGGCGCGGCAGCGAGCAATCGCAACTGTCGGCGTTGCTCGAACTGGACCCCAAGTCCGACCGCGTACAACTGGCCCTGGCCTACGCCCGTGAAAACCTCACCCACGACCTGTCGGTGGAAGCCCTGGCCGACGTCGCCCGCCTCAGCCCGCGCCAGTTCAGCCGGGTGTTTCGCGAAGAAACCGGGCAGACGCCGGCCAAGGCCATCGAGGCCCTGCGCGTGGAAGCGGCGCGCGCGATGATGGAAACCAGTCGCCACCCGGTCGAAGTGGTGGCCCGCGAAACCGGCTTTGGTGATCGCGAGCGCATGCGCCAGGCGTTTCTGCGGGCGTTCGGGCAACCGCCGCAGGCGATGCAGCAGGTGTTGTTCAGTCCGCCTCAGGCCAGCCGGTCAATGCAGTGA
- a CDS encoding TetR/AcrR family transcriptional regulator, translating into MNSQTRSARQTILESAQAIVGAKGFSAVGLNEILQAAAVPKGSFYHYFASKDAFGVVLLDTYFDNYVHGMEQLFSQADVSCYTKLMRYWQAWIDNHTGCTDTGKCLAVKLGAEVSDLSEPMRLALQRGTSRTIDLLATALRQGVQEGSLSIEQDPQSLARRLYALWLGTSVMGKINRTTAPFDEALGLTRQLLGQPEYPANHNDRGTGK; encoded by the coding sequence ATGAACAGCCAAACCCGAAGTGCACGACAGACCATCCTTGAAAGCGCGCAAGCGATTGTGGGCGCCAAGGGATTTTCCGCGGTGGGCTTGAACGAAATACTTCAAGCCGCCGCCGTGCCGAAGGGTTCGTTCTATCACTACTTCGCTTCCAAGGACGCTTTCGGCGTGGTGCTGCTCGATACCTACTTCGATAACTACGTACACGGCATGGAGCAATTGTTCAGCCAGGCGGATGTGTCCTGCTACACCAAGCTGATGCGCTACTGGCAGGCCTGGATCGACAACCACACTGGCTGCACCGATACCGGCAAATGCCTTGCCGTCAAACTCGGCGCCGAGGTGTCAGACCTTTCAGAGCCGATGCGCCTGGCATTGCAGCGCGGTACGTCACGCACCATCGATTTGCTTGCCACGGCCCTGCGCCAGGGTGTGCAAGAGGGTTCGCTGAGTATCGAGCAAGACCCGCAAAGCCTGGCCCGACGCCTGTATGCGTTGTGGCTGGGGACCAGCGTCATGGGCAAGATCAACCGTACCACCGCGCCGTTCGACGAGGCGCTGGGGCTGACCCGGCAGTTGCTGGGCCAGCCTGAATATCCCGCTAATCACAACGATCGAGGCACTGGAAAATGA
- a CDS encoding type 1 glutamine amidotransferase domain-containing protein: MKVLMVLTSHDQLGDTGRKTGFWLEEFAAPYYAFKDAGADIVLASPAGGQPPLDPVSDQPDFQTEQTRRFAADPAVQQALATTVKLESVNAADFDTVFYPGGHGPLWDLAESPVSIALIESFERAGKPIGFVCHAPGALRHVKAVNGAPLIKGRRVTGFSNSEEAAVELTEVVPFLIEDEFKKLGGTYEKGADWQSFVIVDGLLVTGQNPGSSSDVAKALLKLTA, from the coding sequence ATGAAAGTATTAATGGTACTGACCTCTCACGACCAGCTTGGCGATACCGGCCGCAAGACCGGCTTCTGGCTCGAAGAGTTTGCCGCTCCCTATTACGCGTTCAAGGACGCCGGCGCCGATATCGTGCTGGCATCGCCGGCCGGTGGCCAGCCGCCGCTGGACCCGGTCAGCGATCAGCCGGACTTCCAGACCGAACAAACCCGGCGCTTCGCCGCTGACCCGGCCGTGCAGCAGGCCCTGGCGACCACGGTGAAACTGGAGTCGGTCAACGCCGCCGACTTCGACACCGTGTTCTACCCAGGAGGCCACGGCCCGCTGTGGGACCTGGCCGAGTCGCCGGTGTCCATCGCGCTGATCGAGTCGTTCGAGCGCGCCGGCAAGCCTATCGGGTTTGTCTGCCACGCACCGGGCGCCTTGCGTCACGTCAAGGCGGTCAACGGCGCGCCACTGATCAAGGGCCGTCGCGTCACCGGATTCTCCAACTCGGAAGAAGCCGCGGTGGAATTGACCGAGGTGGTGCCCTTCCTGATTGAAGATGAATTCAAGAAACTGGGCGGCACGTACGAGAAGGGCGCCGACTGGCAGTCTTTCGTGATTGTCGATGGCTTGCTGGTGACGGGGCAGAACCCCGGCAGTTCCAGCGACGTAGCCAAGGCCCTGCTCAAACTCACCGCTTAA
- a CDS encoding alkene reductase — MAHSLNTPVKLGHHTLNNRVVLPPLTRQRSAQPGDIATDLMAEYYRQRASAGFMVSEGTQIEPRGQGYAWTPGIYTPAQINGWRKVTEAVHAEGGVIFAQLWHVGRVSHNALQPDGAAPVAPSAIQALQAKAFIETAPGVGELKQPPVPRALTVLEIEELVGHYAQAARNALDAGFDGVEIHSANGYLVNQFISAHSNQREDEYGGSLENRLRFLREIVEAVCRVVGPERVGVRFSPLFSGTDQERVYIGLVEEDPHHTYIEAIKVLEQSGIAYVSIAEADWDNAPILPDSFRQAVRSTFSGRILYAGRYTAERGAQLVDAGLADLIAFGRPFIANPDLPQRLFNDWPLNALKADGLYGGTEAGYVDYPEYAQPN; from the coding sequence ATGGCTCATTCATTGAACACTCCAGTAAAACTGGGGCATCACACCTTGAACAACCGCGTCGTGCTGCCGCCCCTGACGCGTCAGCGCAGCGCTCAACCCGGCGATATCGCCACCGACTTGATGGCTGAGTACTACCGTCAACGCGCCAGCGCCGGTTTCATGGTCAGCGAGGGCACCCAGATCGAGCCGCGTGGCCAGGGTTATGCGTGGACACCGGGGATCTACACCCCGGCGCAGATCAACGGCTGGCGCAAGGTCACCGAGGCGGTGCATGCCGAAGGCGGCGTGATCTTCGCCCAGTTGTGGCATGTGGGCCGCGTGTCCCATAACGCCTTGCAACCCGACGGCGCCGCGCCGGTCGCCCCGTCGGCAATCCAGGCCCTGCAGGCGAAGGCGTTCATCGAAACCGCGCCGGGTGTCGGTGAGCTTAAGCAACCCCCGGTACCCCGCGCCCTGACGGTGCTGGAGATCGAGGAACTGGTCGGCCATTACGCACAAGCGGCGCGCAATGCGTTGGATGCAGGCTTCGACGGGGTGGAGATTCATTCGGCCAATGGCTATCTGGTCAACCAGTTCATCTCGGCCCATTCCAACCAGCGTGAGGATGAATACGGCGGGTCCCTGGAAAACCGCCTGCGCTTCTTGCGCGAAATCGTCGAAGCGGTATGCCGCGTCGTGGGCCCCGAGCGTGTGGGCGTGCGTTTTTCACCGTTGTTCAGCGGCACCGATCAGGAGCGGGTGTATATCGGCCTGGTGGAAGAAGACCCGCACCACACCTACATCGAAGCGATCAAAGTGCTGGAACAGTCGGGTATCGCTTACGTCTCCATCGCCGAAGCCGACTGGGACAATGCTCCCATCCTGCCCGACAGCTTCCGCCAGGCCGTACGCAGCACCTTCAGTGGGCGCATCCTTTATGCCGGCCGCTACACCGCCGAACGTGGCGCACAGTTGGTCGACGCGGGGCTGGCCGACCTGATTGCCTTCGGTCGCCCGTTCATTGCCAACCCGGACCTGCCGCAGCGGTTGTTCAACGACTGGCCGTTGAATGCGTTGAAGGCCGATGGGCTGTATGGCGGGACTGAAGCTGGGTACGTCGACTATCCGGAATATGCCCAACCAAACTGA
- a CDS encoding NAD(P)H-quinone oxidoreductase has protein sequence MTLPQEMTLIEITAPGGPDVLQPRRADVPVAGPGEILIRVHAAGVNRPDALQRAGKYPMKPGMSPIPGLEVAGEVVALGEGVDLYALGDKVCALTNGGGYAQFCAVPASQALPIPEGMDWIQAAAVPETFFTVWANLFGLGGACNGERALIHGGTSGIGTTALMLCQEFGIQAFATAGSAEKCAAIAKLGAQPINYREQDFAEVIAEQTDGQGVDVILDIMGASYLNNNLKALGMDGHLVMLGFLGGGKANDVDLLTILGKRAVITGSLLRARTREEKAAIADQLREHVWPVLSEGRCLPIIDKVYEYTDAAQAHARMEGGDHIGKIVLRVE, from the coding sequence ATGACCTTGCCACAAGAAATGACCCTGATCGAAATCACCGCCCCTGGCGGCCCCGACGTGCTGCAACCGCGTCGCGCCGACGTACCGGTGGCCGGCCCGGGCGAGATCCTGATTCGCGTGCATGCGGCCGGGGTCAACCGCCCTGACGCCCTGCAACGGGCCGGCAAGTACCCGATGAAACCCGGCATGAGCCCGATTCCGGGCCTGGAAGTGGCCGGTGAAGTGGTGGCGCTGGGCGAAGGCGTGGATCTATACGCGCTTGGCGACAAGGTCTGCGCCCTGACCAATGGTGGCGGCTATGCCCAGTTCTGCGCGGTGCCGGCCAGCCAGGCGTTGCCGATTCCCGAAGGCATGGACTGGATTCAAGCCGCTGCCGTGCCGGAAACCTTTTTCACCGTCTGGGCCAACCTGTTCGGTCTCGGCGGCGCCTGTAACGGCGAACGCGCCCTGATCCACGGCGGCACCAGCGGCATCGGTACCACCGCCTTGATGCTCTGCCAGGAATTCGGCATCCAGGCATTCGCCACCGCCGGCAGCGCCGAGAAATGCGCGGCGATTGCCAAGCTCGGGGCGCAGCCGATCAATTACCGTGAACAGGATTTTGCCGAGGTCATCGCCGAGCAAACCGACGGCCAGGGCGTCGATGTGATCCTCGACATCATGGGTGCCTCGTACCTCAACAACAACCTCAAGGCCCTGGGCATGGACGGCCACCTGGTAATGCTGGGCTTCCTGGGTGGCGGCAAGGCCAATGATGTCGACCTGCTGACCATTCTCGGCAAACGCGCGGTGATCACAGGTTCGCTGTTGCGCGCCCGCACCCGCGAAGAAAAGGCTGCGATTGCCGATCAGTTGCGTGAGCATGTATGGCCGGTGTTGAGCGAAGGGCGCTGCCTGCCGATCATCGACAAGGTGTATGAATACACCGACGCGGCCCAGGCGCACGCGCGGATGGAAGGTGGCGATCATATCGGCAAGATTGTGTTGCGGGTGGAATAA
- a CDS encoding YbfB/YjiJ family MFS transporter, with translation MQHTQASSRNAVWLAIFAGLCASLVSIGLARFAYTPLIPSLIQAQWFSASDVVYLGAANLVGYLVGALIGRPIARATSNKTALRLMLVAVTLAFFACGFPLSVVWFFAWRLLSGIAGGAIMVLVAATVLPHVPAARRGLASGAIFLGIGLGIAGSGTIVPPLLSLGLQQTWFGLGLLALVLTAASWFAWPNGTVQEAAPPTVKTPTPSAVYLLFAQYAFMAAGLVPAMVFLLDYVARGLGAGSHVGAMVWVMYGLGAIAGPVTYGFLADTLGARLSIRVVLVIQAMALGLLAVSSSFTALAGLALILGSFPPGIVPLALARVHELIPQHHPQQIAWSRATVSFATFQALAGFAYSALFNGTGGQHVLLFLIAAGAIVVALLLEAGMIWLNRRPLATVPTHTLIATGTHS, from the coding sequence ATGCAGCACACGCAGGCTTCATCCCGAAACGCCGTCTGGTTAGCGATCTTCGCCGGGCTCTGCGCCAGCCTGGTCAGCATCGGCCTGGCGCGCTTTGCCTATACGCCACTGATTCCCTCACTCATCCAGGCCCAATGGTTTTCCGCCAGCGACGTGGTCTACCTCGGCGCTGCGAACCTGGTGGGTTACCTGGTCGGTGCACTGATCGGCCGGCCCATCGCCCGAGCCACCTCCAACAAGACGGCCCTGCGCCTGATGCTGGTGGCGGTGACCCTGGCGTTTTTCGCTTGTGGCTTTCCCTTGTCGGTGGTGTGGTTCTTCGCTTGGCGCTTGCTCTCGGGCATCGCCGGCGGCGCGATCATGGTGCTGGTAGCGGCGACCGTGCTGCCGCATGTTCCGGCCGCGCGCCGTGGCTTGGCCAGTGGTGCGATTTTCCTCGGCATCGGCCTGGGCATCGCCGGCTCCGGCACGATCGTGCCGCCGTTGCTGAGCCTGGGCCTGCAGCAGACCTGGTTCGGCCTGGGCCTGCTGGCCCTGGTGCTGACCGCCGCCAGCTGGTTCGCCTGGCCCAACGGCACGGTGCAGGAAGCAGCGCCGCCGACGGTTAAAACGCCGACACCGTCAGCGGTGTACCTGCTGTTCGCGCAATACGCCTTCATGGCTGCCGGTCTGGTGCCGGCCATGGTATTCCTGTTGGACTACGTGGCACGCGGCCTGGGTGCCGGGTCACACGTCGGGGCGATGGTCTGGGTTATGTATGGGCTGGGCGCCATTGCCGGGCCGGTGACCTACGGTTTTCTTGCCGACACGCTCGGCGCCCGCTTGAGTATTCGCGTCGTGCTGGTGATACAGGCGATGGCCCTGGGTTTGCTGGCGGTCTCGAGCTCCTTCACTGCCCTCGCCGGGTTGGCACTGATCCTCGGCTCGTTCCCCCCAGGCATCGTGCCGCTGGCACTGGCGCGGGTCCACGAATTGATCCCCCAGCATCACCCGCAACAGATTGCGTGGAGCCGGGCGACGGTGTCCTTTGCCACCTTCCAGGCGCTCGCAGGTTTTGCCTACTCGGCGCTGTTCAACGGCACTGGCGGTCAGCATGTGCTGTTGTTCCTGATCGCGGCGGGCGCCATTGTGGTTGCACTGCTGCTGGAAGCGGGCATGATCTGGCTGAACCGTCGACCGCTCGCCACGGTCCCAACCCATACGCTCATTGCTACAGGAACCCATTCATGA
- a CDS encoding LysR family transcriptional regulator, with amino-acid sequence MNWDDARVFLAVCRETTLRGAARVLGVDQATVGRRVNALEKSLGATLFLRTSEGYALTAVGEAALLSVEKMERSALELQRQIQGLDERLTGIVRVSTTDSLAIDFLIPAIARLHEQHPDVRVQLDASTQFLSLAKRETDIAVRNIRPDNPDLIARRIARWPVGLFAAQSYIDRHGLPEPGSLFEGHDLVVYQPYLQNQKDLTLASEPLGRGRIVATLSSSLLVRRAIAAGIGIGEIPVYTGERDGLVRLWPQRTRPLPYDVWLVTHADLRHTARVRVVIDEIVAGFSASSV; translated from the coding sequence ATGAATTGGGACGATGCGCGAGTGTTTCTGGCGGTGTGCCGTGAAACCACCTTACGTGGCGCGGCGCGGGTGTTGGGTGTGGATCAGGCGACGGTCGGTCGGCGGGTCAATGCACTGGAAAAATCCCTGGGCGCGACGTTATTCCTGCGCACTTCCGAGGGTTATGCACTGACCGCCGTGGGCGAAGCTGCGTTGCTTTCGGTAGAAAAGATGGAACGCTCGGCCTTGGAGTTGCAGCGTCAGATACAAGGCCTGGATGAACGCCTCACAGGCATCGTGCGCGTCAGCACCACCGACTCCCTGGCTATCGATTTCCTGATCCCGGCCATTGCGCGCCTGCATGAGCAGCACCCGGACGTGCGCGTGCAACTGGACGCCTCCACCCAATTCCTCAGCCTGGCCAAGCGTGAAACCGACATCGCCGTGCGCAACATCCGCCCGGACAACCCGGACCTGATCGCACGGCGCATCGCCCGCTGGCCGGTGGGGCTGTTCGCGGCGCAGTCCTATATCGACCGCCACGGCCTGCCGGAACCGGGCAGCCTGTTCGAAGGCCACGACCTGGTGGTGTACCAACCCTACCTGCAAAATCAGAAAGACCTGACGTTGGCCAGCGAACCCCTGGGACGCGGGCGGATTGTCGCGACGTTGAGCTCCAGCCTGCTGGTACGCCGCGCGATCGCCGCCGGCATCGGCATTGGCGAGATCCCGGTATACACCGGCGAACGCGACGGCCTGGTCCGCCTGTGGCCGCAGCGCACGCGGCCATTGCCCTATGACGTCTGGCTGGTGACCCATGCAGACCTGCGTCATACCGCGCGGGTGCGGGTGGTGATCGATGAAATCGTTGCGGGTTTTTCAGCGTCCTCGGTGTGA
- a CDS encoding DoxX family protein, which produces MSEARRQDIGLLFLRVSGALFLLWVHGLPKLLHYGEQLKLIEDPFHLGAPVTLLLAIFAEVLCPLLIIAGVWARLACLPILAVLVIALLVVHPEWTLFEGQFGWLLMIIFSSILIAGRGSLRLGRRLA; this is translated from the coding sequence ATGAGCGAAGCAAGAAGACAAGATATCGGGCTGTTGTTTCTGCGGGTCAGCGGGGCGCTGTTTCTGCTGTGGGTGCATGGTTTGCCCAAGCTGCTGCACTACGGCGAGCAACTGAAGCTGATCGAAGACCCGTTTCACTTGGGGGCGCCGGTCACTTTGCTGCTGGCGATATTTGCCGAGGTGCTGTGCCCGCTGCTGATCATCGCGGGGGTTTGGGCGCGCCTGGCCTGCCTGCCGATCCTGGCGGTGCTGGTGATCGCGCTGTTGGTGGTGCATCCGGAGTGGACGCTGTTCGAAGGGCAGTTTGGCTGGCTGTTGATGATCATCTTCAGCAGCATCCTCATCGCGGGGCGGGGGAGTCTGCGGCTGGGACGGCGGTTGGCCTGA
- a CDS encoding alpha/beta hydrolase has protein sequence MSTFVAKDGTQIYFKDWGSGKPVLFSHGWPLDADMWEYQMEYLSSRGFRTIAFDRRGFGRSDQPWTGNDYDTFADDIAQLIEHLDLKDVTLVGFSMGGGDVARYIARHGSARVAALVLLGAVTPIFGQKPDYPQGVPNDVFDGIKAGLLKDRAQFISDFNTPFFGINQGQTVSEGVLTQTLQIALQASLKSTVDCVTAFSQTDFRPDMAKIDVPTLVIHGDGDQIVPFETTGKVAAQMIKGAELKVYKDAPHGFAVTHAQALNEDLLAFLNR, from the coding sequence ATGAGCACATTCGTTGCCAAAGACGGTACCCAGATCTATTTCAAGGATTGGGGCAGCGGCAAGCCCGTGCTGTTCAGCCACGGCTGGCCGCTGGATGCCGACATGTGGGAATACCAGATGGAATACCTGAGCAGCCGCGGCTTTCGCACCATTGCGTTCGACCGCCGAGGCTTTGGCCGCTCGGACCAGCCGTGGACCGGCAACGACTACGACACCTTCGCCGACGATATCGCCCAGTTGATCGAACACCTGGACCTCAAGGACGTGACCCTGGTGGGCTTCTCCATGGGCGGCGGTGATGTGGCCCGCTACATCGCGCGCCATGGCAGCGCACGGGTCGCCGCGCTGGTACTGCTCGGTGCGGTGACGCCGATCTTCGGCCAGAAACCCGACTACCCACAGGGCGTGCCCAACGACGTATTCGACGGCATCAAGGCCGGCCTGCTCAAGGACCGTGCGCAATTCATCAGCGACTTCAACACGCCGTTCTTTGGTATCAACCAGGGCCAGACAGTCTCGGAGGGTGTGCTCACTCAGACCCTGCAGATCGCACTGCAAGCCTCGCTCAAATCCACCGTGGACTGCGTGACCGCGTTCTCCCAGACCGACTTCCGCCCGGACATGGCCAAGATCGACGTGCCGACCCTGGTCATCCACGGTGACGGCGACCAGATCGTGCCGTTCGAAACCACCGGCAAGGTTGCCGCCCAGATGATCAAGGGCGCCGAACTGAAGGTGTACAAGGACGCGCCGCACGGGTTTGCCGTGACCCACGCCCAAGCACTCAATGAAGACCTGCTGGCGTTCCTGAACCGCTGA
- a CDS encoding alginate export family protein has product MIRHTGWSLAVLWPLLVGSVHADDQPSRPAIKANRWQEDWSVLKDPALRTQPLDNLKYIPLSGANPFTYLSLGATLRERFEMNDASGFGVKNVARDRYLIQRFQVHADLHLNEHWRVFTQLEDVRAYDKTTVGGADQNRVDVRLAFAEYVNTFSNGTFKSRIGRQDFAFDLQRFISSRDGPNVRQSFDALWADWETSNWRFIGIASQPVQYQDGRHFDDKSNSDARFHLLRVERLVGGTNELSAYYGVYERSAAHYLDADGDETRQFFDARLGGAAQGFDWDIEAMLQNGSVGNKAIRAWAGGSRTGYTFDSLAWKPRLGLQLDIASGDRKTGDGTVGTFNPLFPNGYYFSLAGYTGYSNLIHVKPSITVKPIAKLSVQTAVGLLWRQTTADAVYTQPNLQVAGTAGQGERWTGAYGQLRTDYAFTSNLTGAVEAVHYAVGQTLRDAGGHDSNYLGMELKFSW; this is encoded by the coding sequence ATGATTCGTCACACAGGCTGGAGCCTGGCCGTGCTGTGGCCGCTGCTCGTCGGTAGCGTCCATGCCGACGATCAACCGAGCCGACCGGCGATCAAGGCCAATCGCTGGCAGGAAGACTGGTCGGTGCTCAAGGATCCGGCGCTGCGCACGCAGCCGCTGGATAACCTCAAGTACATCCCGTTGTCGGGCGCCAACCCGTTCACCTACCTGTCCCTGGGCGCGACCTTGCGCGAGCGCTTCGAGATGAATGACGCCAGCGGTTTCGGCGTGAAGAACGTGGCCCGTGATCGCTACCTGATCCAGCGCTTCCAGGTTCACGCCGACCTGCACTTGAATGAGCACTGGCGCGTGTTCACCCAGCTCGAAGACGTGCGCGCCTACGACAAGACCACCGTCGGTGGCGCCGATCAGAACCGCGTGGATGTGCGCCTGGCCTTTGCCGAGTACGTGAACACCTTCAGCAACGGCACATTCAAGAGCCGTATCGGCCGTCAGGATTTTGCCTTCGACTTGCAGCGCTTCATTTCGTCACGGGACGGCCCGAATGTGCGGCAGTCGTTCGATGCGTTGTGGGCCGACTGGGAAACGTCGAATTGGCGCTTTATCGGGATTGCCAGCCAACCGGTGCAGTACCAGGACGGCCGGCATTTCGATGACAAGTCCAACAGTGACGCGCGCTTTCACCTGCTGCGGGTCGAGCGCCTGGTGGGCGGTACGAATGAGCTGTCGGCCTACTACGGCGTGTATGAGCGCAGCGCGGCGCACTATCTGGACGCTGACGGCGACGAAACGCGCCAGTTCTTCGATGCACGCCTGGGCGGCGCGGCGCAGGGCTTCGACTGGGACATCGAAGCCATGCTGCAAAATGGCTCGGTGGGCAACAAGGCTATCCGCGCCTGGGCCGGCGGCAGCCGCACCGGCTACACGTTCGACAGCCTGGCGTGGAAACCGCGCCTCGGCTTGCAACTGGACATCGCCTCCGGCGACCGCAAAACCGGTGATGGAACCGTGGGCACCTTCAACCCGCTGTTCCCCAACGGCTACTACTTTTCCCTGGCGGGCTATACCGGCTACAGCAACCTGATTCACGTCAAGCCGTCGATCACCGTCAAGCCCATCGCCAAGCTCAGCGTGCAAACCGCCGTCGGCTTGTTGTGGCGGCAAACCACTGCGGACGCGGTTTACACCCAACCCAACCTGCAGGTCGCCGGCACCGCGGGCCAGGGTGAACGCTGGACCGGCGCCTACGGTCAGCTGCGCACCGACTACGCTTTCACCTCGAACCTGACCGGGGCGGTCGAGGCCGTGCACTACGCGGTCGGCCAGACCCTGCGCGATGCCGGCGGGCACGATAGCAATTACCTGGGCATGGAACTCAAGTTCAGTTGGTAA